A single region of the Vicia villosa cultivar HV-30 ecotype Madison, WI unplaced genomic scaffold, Vvil1.0 ctg.000960F_1_1_1, whole genome shotgun sequence genome encodes:
- the LOC131632554 gene encoding uncharacterized protein LOC131632554, giving the protein MLSEEADDCWVTTRTELDGDGVAITWAVFRREFMRKYFPEDVRGRKKIEFLELKQGSMMVPEYASKFVELAKYYTHYNNEEAREFSKSIKFYNGLRNEIKQGIRYQRIRQFINLVDCSRIFEEDNIKPKSSYSRELVYEKGKKPMDRGKPYGRSNPKFSSWEV; this is encoded by the coding sequence atgttatctgaggaggcGGATGATTGCTGGGTGACTACTAGGACTGAATTGGATGGTGATGGTGTAGCGATCACGTGGGCTGTGTTCAGGCGAGAATTtatgaggaagtactttcctgaagatgttcgagGAAGAAAAAAGATCGAATTCTTGGAGCTGAAGCAAGGTAGTATGATGGTTCCTGAGTATGCTTCCAAATTTGTTGAGCTGGCGAAGTACTatactcactacaacaatgaGGAAGCTAGAGAATTCTCAAAGAGCATTAAGTTTTATAATGGTCTCCGTAATGAAATTAAGcaaggtatcagatatcagaggattcGTCAATTTATTAACTTGGTGGATTGCAGTCGGATCTTTGAAGAAGATAACATAAAGCCGAAGTCATCTTATTCTCGCGAGTTGGTTTACGAGAAGGGAAAAAAGCCGATGGATCGAGGTAAACCGTATGGTAGAAGTAATCCGAAATTTAGCAGTTGGGAagtctag